GAAGTCCAGGAGATAGTCCATCGCACCACATTTCATTCGCCTATTattccatctctctcgctCTTATCCTCGGAATACTTAAGGTGCGTTAATTCCTGCCACTAATGGTGTGCCCTTCCAGCCTTTTCACGAAGAAAAACGGACACCCACTACTTTTCCACCCTTGGATTATTTCCAGGACATTTCGGCCTTATCTTTCTTTTAACCCCAATATAATCAAGAAGCAAATATCAAACAACAGTCGCTATGGCTTCTACTCCTCGAGATGAGGTGATCATTCCCTCTGATGTCATTTCCGACAAGGATATGGATTTCAAGGAGCAGGTAGAGCATGTTGAGGATAAAAGTGGGGGGAAcattcctcttcagaaTGGTGCTGTCGCTGCTGAGATTGAGCTACTCCGCCAGATGTCCCCTGAGGACTTCGCCATCGAGGAGAGAAAATTACTCCGCAAGGTAGGTTGATTTTTTCTCTCATCGATAGAAGATGTATGCTGATGTTCATTCCATGTAAGATTGAtttcacccttcttccaactttATTCATTCTCCTTATCCTCAATTACCTTGACCGAAACGCACTTGCTTCGGCTCGTGTACAAGGCATTGAGAAAAGCCTGGGATTAGTTGGCACACAGTTTAATTCAGCAATCAGTCTGCTGTTTGTTGGCTATATCCTTGGCCAGATCCCCTCAAACATGATCCTTTCAAAGACCCGACCTTCTATTTACCTGTCAGTCTGTGTCATGGTCTGGTAAGTATCTTCTGTAATATGATCTAATGCCGGCACTGACAAAAGTTCCTAAAGGGCGATTGTTTCATTGTGTACCGGTTTTGTCAAGAATTACCACCAACTCCTTGCCGTTCGTATTTTACTCGGTTTCACTGAAAGCCCATATTTTCCTGGAGCCTTGTTTTTACTTTCGACTTGGTATACTAAGAAGGAGCTCGCCTACCGAACTGCTTTCGTGAGCCCCATTATCGCTGGAAGACTAAGATGACGGAAGACCTGACCATATCTATCTTAGCTTTACACCGGCTCTTTGTTGTCTGGAGCGTTCTCTGGCTTAATTGCTGCCGGCGTGCAAAATGGGTTGGATGGCAAATTAGGTATGGAGTCATGGCGATGGCTCTTTATCCTCGAGGTATGTTGGTTCATCTGTTAGCTCCTTCCACTAACCAAAATTAACTTACCATCCCCATAATACCAGGGAGCTATTACTGGCTTCGCTGCCCTaatctccatctttgttCTTCCTGATTATCCCGCTACAACAAAGTGGTTGAGCACCAGAGAAAAGGCGGTTGCGGTTTATCGAATGGAACAGGATGGCGGAAGtcgagatgaggatgatcaGGGATTAATCCACAGCTTGAAACTTGCAATCTGTGACTATAGGGTAGgtcttttttctctttggCCGAGGTCGTTCCCACTAAAAAAGGTTTGTGGGTGTACTATACTGACTGTGTGTATAGTTATACCTTCTTGCTACCGTCATCATTACCAAGACCACGGCTGGCGCTGTGACTCAGTTTTTCCCCACAGTCATCGCAACCTTTGGCTTTAACAAAGTCATCACGTACGTGCTTATTTCTTTGAGCCCTCATTTCTTGTGTTCTACGCTGACGGTCTTGTACAGGCTTGTGCTCCTCGCACCCCCATACCTTGTCACCACCGGCCTTTCTCTCTTAATCTCCAGGTTATCTGATCGAAAGCCCGAACGATGCTTCCACCTCGCCCTCCCTCTTACTGTTGGAATGATCGGGTGCGTCTTCTAAATCGATCTATCGAATCAGATTTTGCTTTTACATTCGAAAACTAACTATGGTCAGTTATATCATTGCCGTCTCTACTTTGAAGACTGGTCCTCGGTACTTTTCGCTTTTCCTCATGTTGGGTGGTCTCTTTGGGTCGTATAACGTCGCTCTTGCCGTGAGTATCACTCTTCTACTTTCTGCTTTATTTCCATTTCCAATGGAAATGTGAGAGCTGATTTGCCAATCACGATCACAGTGGATCTCTTCAACAttccctcgtcctcgtGCCAAGCGAGCAGCTGCTTATGCTATCATCAACAGTCTGGGGTATGTTGGCCCAATTCTTTGCAGTACAGATTTTTGAGCTTCAAGACTGACCAGTGGAACCAAGTAACATTGCCCAGATCTGGTCGCCATACCTCTATCCTTCGTCCGACGCTCCTCGATACACCGTAAGTCCTCATTCCTGGACCACCAACCTGAAACTCGCTGACCTATGGACTTGAACTGATGTGGACACAGACTGCGTTCGCGACCAACTCGGCTATGGCTGCTGTCGCCATCCTGTTCTGCTTCGTCCTTCGCTTTTTCTTGAAGCGGGGCAACGATAAGATGAATCGTGAGGATGCCGAGGCCGAGGCTAGGGGTGAGGCGGTTGAGGAAAGGGTCAGGTATGTGTTGTAAAGCTGTCTCTGGCTGGCTCAAAAAGGGGGATTCTTGCTTCTGAGAGAGTGGCTAGTATGTTTTGgaaaaaaatcaaagaggagaagaaagaggttAGGGGTGTGATCCGTAGAAGGGAAATATTTTATATAGGCAGGATATGTGTGTACTCGCTGTTTGCACTTTTATCTCATCTTTTGTCAGGTTATGAATAATAACGGAATGTATCATTTAACAATATATGCTTATATGCTTACATACAAATCATGTCTACAACGAAGGCACAAATATATCTCTCCAACCAAAACCCCTCTGGCCAGAGTCTTCCACATTCTATTCTCCCTTGTCGCTTCCATTTCTGTCCGTCGTCAGCGCGTAAATCAGAGATTCAAACCCAATCATACGCCGCTTCCCCAAAAACCCATCCCTCCCCCTTCTTTACCACCCAGCCCCTCTCTTGCGCCCAGTGTAACCCGGCTTGTACGACTTCTGACCTCACTCTTTCCCAGCGGCCGTCTTTACCCCATTGTGTTAGACTTTTGGTGATTTCGTTGGTAGTGATGGTGGGTGTGGAAGAGTGAAGCGGAGGGGCGATCCTTCCGTGTCGGAGGTCTGCTGCACGGCGGGACAGGGACTGCGAGTGGGATTGGGGAACACGGGTGGattggaaggagaggatgagggggaagaggagggggaatacgagtggaggtgggagagggaggtaGCCCCACGTATCTCGGGTATTTGGATGCGTCGCTCGGGCATCGAGAAAGGGTGTAAAGGCCGTCTCGAGTCTGACTTGTACaatctccccttcctcggCCATCTCCCTGAGAGCTGTGGTGATCATCCCTCGAAGTGCTCGTTCTTTTTCAGAAGGggtaaagaaggaggacgTTTGTTTGTGGAGAAGACGGCGGGAAGTGTATTCTTCTTGCAgggattgggattgggaCTGTGTTTTAGATGATGTCGAATGGGAATGCGGGTGGGAATCTGGACCTGATAAGACCTGTCtcttcagcatcttcaCCCTCGCACGCGCTTCCCGCTCCAAAACCAAGCCACCTAACAAACTTAATGTAGGGTCCGCGAGCAGGGAGGTTAGCGTGAATGGAATGAGGGGACCAACTATTTCTTTTGCTGTTCGCGGtggtctccttcttcttgcaccTCCACAGGGACGTGGCTGGGAGCGGGGGCGGGGGCTGTCTCGTTGGAGGGTTTTGTTCAATTCGCGGTATTCGGGAAAGTAGTATCCAAGGGCTTTACGAAGTCGTTCGactccttccctttctttttcctttgccttcttttcctcatctcctccattccccttccccttctccgGGTCATCCCCTTCTGCCGAgccatcaccatcctcatcttcaggAGTAAGTAAAATCTCTAAAGCACCTTCTACGTGAGAAATGACGGTGTGGAGGATGTAGCGTCTGAAAGTGGGGCGAGTGAGGGTGGCAGAGGGAAGGCGAGTGGGGTGTCGGAGTTTGAGTTTTGGCTGTGTGTGGGGGGTTCGTGGATAAGTTGATAGATGGGTGGGGGTGGAAATGAGGAAATGGacggaaggaaaaggaaaaaaaaggtagTCAGTTCACTCTCTACATCTTACGCCTTCGTCAAGGCAgcgagggaagggagataAAGGCGCGCAGACTTACACAGTTGCCAAGAACGAGGACAGACCCAGAGGCGGACGGGAACCTAGAATCAGAGACGGAGACGGACGCAGAGACGGAATCATCAAGAGTGAGAACTGTCGAATCACTCTTTGGATGCCATCCCGGCGAGCTGGGAGGTTGAGCATTCTGTACATCTTGTACATCGTTAGAATTGGCGTTGGAGTTGCGCAGAGAGGTAGAGGTTTTGAGAGCTGGTTTTGGATCTGGCATTTCAAAGGGATGGGAGTAGAGTGTTTTGTGGAGACAGTCGACTTCCTGTGCATGGACGTATTGTTCTTCAGGGGCTACCACCTCTGCGAACACGAAAACAGCCAGCAGTTAGCTTTTTACAGACCAAGTCCAATTTAATTAGGCGAGATGGACATACCTATAGACCCGCCAGCACTGGGAGATACCATCAGCTGCCTGAATACTCCTTCTCTACGGCTCCACTCTTCGAGCACCCCGATTGCGCGAAGAGTATCCCCTACTCTTACATCATACCCTTCTACAACAGGCTTCCTTTCATTTTTGCATTGTGTCTTGTACTTGGTTTGCTCTTGTGCGAAAATCTCCCATTGTTTTCGCTTGAGTTCTGACATTTGTTTGGCcgtgagagaagaggatgaggaccATCCGAGTTGGTTTTTGACCGTTTCAAGAGGTAATATTTGGGGTGCAGAgtgagaggaaaaggtggaggatTGGAGGCGAGCTGAGATGGCGATAGTGTATTCACCGTCACCGTCGTCCACTAGATTCACATACAGTCAGTTGTCGCTCTCACGACACAAAAGCGAGAGTTATTGTGCTCACGATATATGGTCATGTAAGAATCGTTATGGTCCACGCCTGCAACCCAGCCAACGACCTCGACGAGCCTTGTGGGGTAGTTGTCTATCGCAATAAGACCTTCTGGACGATAGTCACGTTCGGCACCGGTGGTGGCGGGTACCAGGAAGCGAGCTTTCCACAAGTCTGATATATGGCATTTTGCGATGGCAGTCGGAGAGAGGGTGTGGGATAAGAGAGTTGGCTGGGGGGGGAGGGTCAGCGTTGACATTTACTGCTGGTTATTCCATTATGGGTTATAGCGTTTATATTACGAGATTTATTTGTTTATTTGTATGGTTCGCGTACATGAGAGTCACGGGGGGCTTACGCCTCCACTAACCGCTGAGGAATACATCTTCATTGTTACATATGATATCGATCTGTATTTGTCCATATTCATCCAATGCCGCAGCTTCAATTCCAGCCACTTGCTTCCCAGCCAACTCCATCCTTCTGGGCAGCACTCTCAGCACACAAGCTCAACCACCTCAAACTCGACGACTCGCAGCTCCAGATTAGAGCTTATCTCGAGCCCGCAAAGCGcattctcatcaacaaGGAAAATGCGGCTGATAGAGCGGATGTAGGGATCGACGGGTCTTTGGTCGTAGGTGGTGAGGCTTTCGAGGCTGAGGGTGGCAAGTGAGTCTGTGGTTTATGAAGACAAGTGAAATGAGGTGGATTGCTTATCCATCATAGCCTGCCGCCGAACGCCGTTTCTGTCAGCGGTACGCTCAAGATATTCAATACAATTGAAGAATTCAAGGATACGTCTACCAAAAAGCGTCTCTTTGATGATCTTGTCTCCCAAGTGCGTCTTAGGTTTGGTGTGGTCACTTGAATATATGCTGAGGGAGGCAAACAGATGCTCGAATCGTTCGATACTGATCAACCTATGCTCAACCCGTTTTTACTCGTCACTTTTGCAGACTTGAAAAAGTATGTGTACCACTATTGGTTTGCGTTCCCTGCACTTGTATCGAGTCCAGCGTGGACTGTGGATGGAGATTTTATGCCTGTTGGCGTAAGTTTCCACTTGCAAGTCTCGTTTCTTTGATATGGGCTGACCTTTATGAATGTaaaaaaggagattgaagaaatTCGAAACTTGGCACAGTTCCAATCCCGAAATACCACTACCGCTTTTCTACTGAAAGGAGCTACCTCCCAGTTATCTGCTGCGCCATTATCTTCATGCTCTACATTCTACGACAAGACGCAAAGTGAAACTGTACGTCCCTGTCTCTTTCTTTAacttttcaatctctctttttATGCCTCATCCCATTCCATCTCAAAGAAACTATACTGATGAACACTGGCTGTACAGGTGACCGTCGTTTTCCACGacacttcttccctcccttccaacCCGGGATGGACACTGCGTAATGTGCTGTACTACCTCTCCGCCAAACATGGTGTCACATCGCTCCGTGTCGTATGTCTGAGGGAAGGTTCTTCCAGTATTCAAGCTTCCTTgtccctccctccttccccttcccccgCCTCCTCAACCATCCCCTCGACCACTACGCCGGTCCCCTCCAAACCACCGCAAGCGGTAGGCTGGGAACGTAACCCGTCGGGTAAACTTTACCCGCGCGTCGTAGATCTGGGACCGATGATGGATCCTACCCGTCTTGCCTCACAAGCTGTGGATTTGAATCTAAAGCTGATCAAGTGGCGGCTCTTGCCGTCACTAGATTTGGACAAGATATCGGGGACGAAATGTTTGTTGTTGGGTGCTGGGACGTTGGGATGTTATGTTGCTAGGATTTTGATggtatgtcttttttttttacttcttctttccgttTCCCCTCTCATAAAGCATGTCCTAACCTAGACACAGGGCTGGGGCGTTCGAGACATTACCCTCGTCGATTCGTCAACGGTATCGTACTCCAATCCTGTCCGTCAACCGCTTTTCACATTTTCAGATTGTCTCAATGGTGGGCTGCCAAAGGCCCCTACGGCCGCAAAGAAGTTGGCGGAGATTTTCCCCGGTGTGAATGCGCAAGGGGTGGTTCTGGGGATCCCTATGCCCGGGCATCCCATctcgtcgtcgtcggaTGCGGATGTGTCGCACacgg
Above is a genomic segment from Cryptococcus deuterogattii R265 chromosome 8, complete sequence containing:
- a CDS encoding ubiquitin-like modifier-activating enzyme ATG7, whose product is MPQLQFQPLASQPTPSFWAALSAHKLNHLKLDDSQLQIRAYLEPAKRILINKENAADRADVGIDGSLVVGGEAFEAEGGNLPPNAVSVSGTLKIFNTIEEFKDTSTKKRLFDDLVSQMLESFDTDQPMLNPFLLVTFADLKKYVYHYWFAFPALVSSPAWTVDGDFMPVGEIEEIRNLAQFQSRNTTTAFLLKGATSQLSAAPLSSCSTFYDKTQSETVTVVFHDTSSLPSNPGWTLRNVLYYLSAKHGVTSLRVVCLREGSSSIQASLSLPPSPSPASSTIPSTTTPVPSKPPQAVGWERNPSGKLYPRVVDLGPMMDPTRLASQAVDLNLKLIKWRLLPSLDLDKISGTKCLLLGAGTLGCYVARILMGWGVRDITLVDSSTVSYSNPVRQPLFTFSDCLNGGLPKAPTAAKKLAEIFPGVNAQGVVLGIPMPGHPISSSSDADVSHTVEEDVAKLEELVKSHDAVFLLMDSRESRWLPTVMGKKWNKVVVNAALGFDSFLVMRHGAGRRRTRSGELEAEGIGEREKKERKKGLGCYYCNDIVAPTDSLSDRTLDQMCTVTRPGVAPIAAAMAVELLISVLQHPLGVHAPAERPDTMDASTSTGTSASPLGCVPHQLRGQMYQWKTQIVEGEAFERCTGCSDYILNEYEKNGFAFLQRVFNEKDYLEKVTGLDELYRESEAVIEGMEGLDWDSEEDGEE
- a CDS encoding nicotinamide mononucleotide permease, with translation MASTPRDEVIIPSDVISDKDMDFKEQVEHVEDKSGGNIPLQNGAVAAEIELLRQMSPEDFAIEERKLLRKIDFTLLPTLFILLILNYLDRNALASARVQGIEKSLGLVGTQFNSAISLLFVGYILGQIPSNMILSKTRPSIYLSVCVMVWAIVSLCTGFVKNYHQLLAVRILLGFTESPYFPGALFLLSTWYTKKELAYRTAFLYTGSLLSGAFSGLIAAGVQNGLDGKLGMESWRWLFILEGAITGFAALISIFVLPDYPATTKWLSTREKAVAVYRMEQDGGSRDEDDQGLIHSLKLAICDYRLYLLATVIITKTTAGAVTQFFPTVIATFGFNKVITLVLLAPPYLVTTGLSLLISRLSDRKPERCFHLALPLTVGMIGYIIAVSTLKTGPRYFSLFLMLGGLFGSYNVALAWISSTFPRPRAKRAAAYAIINSLGNIAQIWSPYLYPSSDAPRYTTAFATNSAMAAVAILFCFVLRFFLKRGNDKMNREDAEAEARGEAVEERVRYVL